One Gordonia sp. SID5947 genomic region harbors:
- a CDS encoding SagB family peptide dehydrogenase: protein MTNPSPAVEPQTVYTLTHGARCLLGGNGVAVLLPAKQRLDGLSPRQITLLRTLNSGPLHVNDETDPDTSDLLDRLIDAGVVTMIVSVGARELYSLRPFRRPPTSRPTARPDSFELSRFTVVRRNGTDVVAENPRSWCDVVVHDPEVLATLTGLASTLPAVVRDRLSADLAWSGHAVGAGTEEHDFATRSWSPHELWFHRRSTVGDRGTSWAHFGPTRWADGEFEPLPARRERYDGEPVALPTPDLEALRRDDRPLTAVVEDRKSVRDFDDRHPMSAAQLGELLHRCARTRGVRTTNANRSVPEELPSRPFPSGGSLYELEVYAVVRTADGIAPGMYHYDSFDHMLRPVAPYDDPAVRRLIAPASLTLADGQLPQVLLVLAARPGRIMWTYEQMPYAVILKHVGVLTQTLYLTSTAMGLGGVAQGYGDTAAFAEATGADELVECNVGSFVVGTPRQ from the coding sequence ATGACCAACCCATCCCCGGCGGTCGAGCCGCAGACGGTCTACACGCTCACCCATGGCGCCCGCTGCCTGCTCGGCGGCAACGGCGTGGCCGTCCTCCTGCCCGCCAAACAGCGGCTCGACGGGTTGTCGCCGCGCCAGATCACGCTTCTGCGAACGCTCAACAGCGGCCCGCTGCACGTCAACGACGAGACCGACCCGGACACGTCCGATCTGCTCGACCGACTGATCGACGCAGGCGTGGTGACGATGATCGTCTCGGTCGGAGCCCGAGAGTTGTACTCTCTCCGCCCCTTTCGCCGCCCTCCCACGTCGCGTCCGACCGCACGTCCGGACTCGTTCGAGTTGTCACGGTTCACCGTGGTGCGGCGCAACGGGACGGATGTGGTCGCCGAGAATCCCCGATCATGGTGCGACGTCGTCGTGCACGATCCGGAGGTCCTCGCGACGCTCACCGGGCTGGCCTCGACCCTTCCGGCGGTGGTCCGAGACCGGCTGTCCGCCGACCTCGCGTGGTCGGGCCATGCGGTCGGCGCGGGTACCGAAGAGCACGACTTCGCCACGCGTAGTTGGAGTCCGCACGAATTGTGGTTCCACCGGCGGAGCACGGTCGGAGACCGCGGCACCAGTTGGGCACATTTCGGTCCCACCCGGTGGGCCGACGGTGAGTTCGAACCGCTGCCCGCGCGGCGCGAGCGTTACGACGGGGAGCCCGTGGCCCTCCCCACCCCCGACCTGGAGGCACTGCGGCGTGACGACCGGCCGCTGACCGCCGTGGTCGAGGATCGGAAGTCGGTGCGCGACTTCGACGATCGACATCCGATGAGCGCGGCACAGCTGGGTGAACTGCTACACCGATGCGCACGGACCCGCGGTGTTCGCACCACGAACGCGAATCGTTCGGTGCCCGAAGAACTCCCGTCACGCCCGTTCCCGTCGGGGGGCTCACTGTACGAGCTCGAGGTGTACGCCGTGGTGCGCACCGCCGACGGCATCGCACCGGGGATGTACCACTACGACTCGTTCGACCACATGTTGCGACCGGTGGCGCCATACGACGACCCCGCCGTCCGTCGCCTCATCGCACCCGCATCCCTCACGCTGGCCGACGGACAGCTCCCGCAGGTGCTGCTCGTGCTCGCCGCACGACCGGGCCGGATCATGTGGACCTACGAGCAGATGCCATACGCGGTGATCCTCAAGCACGTCGGCGTCCTCACCCAGACGCTCTATCTCACCTCCACCGCAATGGGTTTGGGTGGTGTGGCGCAGGGTTACGGTGACACGGCGGCATTCGCCGAGGCCACCGGCGCCGACGAGCTCGTCGAGTGCAACGTCGGGAGTTTTGTCGTCGGGACGCCGCGACAATGA
- a CDS encoding DUF222 domain-containing protein, with protein MSSTASLIAIGDALSAVHLDHESMSGQSAFEEMRALYEIRNLIDHHAAQLTGTLDRLRVAKDHGRTTRELLIVMGFAPSVAHRYIRIAGALALLPTLSAHAVDGVISSEHTDALVRGIEHIGKRSPEPIDDAVRLSCVTDLLGQHFSGATPAEISDRARSLGNQRADDTPGGLPAADDRTINTLTKNKTTDGRLHVEADLDAEVGEKFQAAMEHYGKPRPEPDGSPDARSTERRLADALDTLLDVAAGGGNDLSVAPRTHVLLTIPSDAPSPASLEYMGSVTRATMNRLACDPTITPLLVDGETVPLDVIAA; from the coding sequence ATGTCATCGACCGCATCACTGATCGCCATCGGCGACGCTCTGAGCGCCGTTCACCTCGACCACGAGTCGATGAGCGGGCAGAGCGCGTTCGAGGAGATGCGCGCCCTGTATGAGATTCGGAATCTGATCGACCATCATGCCGCGCAACTGACCGGCACACTCGACCGACTGCGGGTGGCCAAAGACCACGGTCGCACCACGCGAGAGTTGTTGATCGTCATGGGTTTCGCCCCATCCGTGGCACACCGCTACATCCGTATCGCCGGCGCACTGGCGCTACTGCCGACCTTATCGGCGCATGCCGTCGACGGCGTCATCTCGAGTGAACATACCGACGCCCTCGTCCGCGGGATCGAGCACATCGGCAAACGGTCACCGGAACCGATCGACGACGCCGTGCGTCTGAGTTGTGTGACAGATCTTCTTGGACAACACTTCTCCGGCGCCACCCCCGCCGAGATCAGCGACCGCGCCCGCAGCCTGGGCAACCAACGCGCCGACGACACCCCCGGCGGACTGCCCGCCGCCGACGACCGCACCATCAACACACTCACCAAGAACAAGACCACCGACGGACGCCTGCACGTCGAAGCCGATCTCGACGCCGAGGTCGGCGAGAAATTCCAGGCCGCGATGGAACACTACGGCAAACCCAGGCCCGAACCCGACGGCTCCCCCGACGCCCGCTCCACCGAGCGACGCCTGGCCGACGCGCTGGACACTCTGCTCGACGTCGCGGCCGGCGGCGGCAACGATCTCAGCGTAGCGCCGAGAACACATGTGCTACTTACCATTCCCAGCGATGCGCCATCCCCGGCATCACTGGAGTACATGGGATCGGTCACCCGCGCGACGATGAATCGTCTTGCCTGCGACCCCACGATCACACCGTTGCTCGTCGACGGCGAAACCGTCCCCCTCGACGTCATCGCCGCCTGA
- a CDS encoding non-ribosomal peptide synthetase — protein MSDTPEIEDVLALSPLQEGLFVLSEMSGDGIDLYSMQFVVEITGPLDRHMLRRSVDLIMQRHPNLRVSLWDKDLPKPVQIVPSRVEVPWEELSVTAAEFDDLATAERAERFDLRRGPLLRVKLVELPGGRSRLLLTAHHILMDGWAIALFFQELLAIYAAGGSARGLPPVRPYRNYIAWLAAQDAAAAREAWVRHLDGIEPLMLAGPSVATAEPIRSRHELSAPVTERLVAWSRSAGLTLNTVVQFAWATVLGRLSNRDDVVFGTTISGRPQGLTGADEMIGLFINTVPSRVRLADAGTVAESCAALQRESSRMRDQGYLGLSEIQRSAGHPSLFDTLFVFENAPIGAATEPISAPDGTRFLPLAMESLAHYPLTVVAYLLDGELVVMTEAIEDALGGIAPGDVAERVLRVLEQLPDAAARHPGDLDVLLPDERALIAASTEHTAPHDMPRTVVEAFVEQCERTPDEPALVTDLEAISYGELRTRAARLAVELCDRGIGPEAVVAVALPRSSQSVVSILATMLAGGAYVPIDLAFPDERVSNLLTQSAAAVVITDRAHAARFSGTTVVVDDADTAARIAAHPSEPVIPAIGPSSAAYLIFTSGSTGEPKGVIGTHAALVSYCRDHRDHMLAPARARLGRALRVAHAWTFSFDASWQPLAGLLDGHAIHLFDEDSMRDAGRLIQGLARHRIDMIDTTPSMFGQLAAAGLVGGRGVADPGAQDDARRHLSVLALGGEAIGPALWAQLSDLPDTTVHNCYGPTETTVEAVVARVADSEVPTIGSPTDRMSAYVLDSRLRPTPTGVAGELYLSGAQVTRGYQRRAAMTSTRFVADPVRPGERMYRTGDLVRRNDAGNLIFVGRSDDQVKIRGYRIETGEVEAAIRRVPGVTAAAVVVVDRTVGPALVGFAAGPDIDDARTIRSALARTLPAHMVPSRVVALPALPMNSNGKVDSIVLADSATAALRGGSAVADADLTPTAKTVAMVIADVLGTSPAADDDFFDLGLDSIVAMAAVNALRDRDLTVTPRMVLSHPTVVDLADAIDRVEEAGSTSAGPGPVSALPVVEWMYEYGHYRRFTQTVLFALPPDLSDDDLLTVLQATIDAHDMLRSILTPEGLVTRERGTVVADAVLTARDGDDLPTTVTAAAREANDRVDPMAGQMMAATRLRCKDSPDVLLLAVHHLAVDAVSWQVLFADLAGAGHALRAGTEPSVPAEHTDYRAWCDHVVARADSPEVLAQESYWAAQVAGEDPAIGARRPEPSTDTWASLRSAVTHTDVDVTATILRSVDRTTGVREFLLAALTLTIAAWRAQRGENPAGGAYVALEGHGREDHLAGPDVDTSRTLGWFTSVFPVRLGVGKSTVADDVLADPAAGRELLAQTSRHVAEIPSNGLDFGVLKYLSGLPVLQAAPEPQIEFNYLGRFDLHTPGSSWHPWTPITDLDINDRLPTDPEPDLPLRYALDVVAVVRATADGPQLVTNWRYGDTVLTADEVGELTALWERSVVALAGALEA, from the coding sequence ATGAGCGACACGCCGGAGATCGAGGACGTCCTTGCGCTCAGTCCTCTCCAGGAGGGGCTGTTCGTCCTGTCCGAGATGTCGGGCGACGGGATCGACCTCTACTCCATGCAGTTCGTCGTGGAGATCACCGGTCCACTGGATCGTCACATGCTGCGCCGAAGCGTGGATCTGATCATGCAACGACATCCGAATCTGCGGGTGTCGCTGTGGGACAAGGATCTCCCGAAGCCGGTACAGATCGTGCCGTCGCGTGTGGAGGTGCCCTGGGAGGAGCTCTCCGTCACCGCTGCGGAGTTCGACGATCTCGCGACGGCCGAACGTGCCGAGCGTTTCGATCTGCGGCGCGGACCGCTGTTGCGGGTGAAGCTCGTCGAGCTGCCCGGAGGACGATCGCGACTCCTGCTGACCGCACATCACATCCTGATGGACGGTTGGGCGATCGCGCTGTTCTTCCAGGAGCTGCTGGCCATCTACGCGGCAGGCGGCTCCGCGCGGGGTCTGCCGCCGGTGCGTCCCTATCGCAACTACATCGCCTGGCTGGCGGCGCAGGACGCGGCGGCGGCGCGCGAGGCGTGGGTGCGACATCTCGACGGAATCGAACCGCTGATGCTGGCCGGGCCCTCGGTTGCGACCGCCGAGCCGATCCGTTCGCGCCACGAACTATCCGCCCCCGTCACGGAACGTCTTGTCGCGTGGTCACGTTCGGCGGGACTCACCCTCAACACAGTGGTTCAGTTCGCCTGGGCGACGGTGCTGGGTCGCCTGTCCAACCGTGACGATGTGGTGTTCGGCACCACCATCTCGGGACGCCCCCAGGGGCTCACCGGTGCCGATGAGATGATCGGACTCTTCATCAACACCGTGCCATCGCGGGTCCGGCTCGCCGACGCCGGTACGGTCGCCGAGAGTTGCGCCGCGCTGCAGCGTGAATCGAGTCGGATGCGCGATCAGGGCTATCTGGGGCTCTCGGAGATCCAGCGGTCGGCAGGGCATCCATCTCTCTTCGACACGTTGTTCGTCTTCGAGAACGCGCCGATCGGCGCGGCGACCGAGCCGATCAGCGCACCCGACGGCACGCGATTCCTGCCGTTGGCGATGGAGAGTCTCGCGCACTACCCGCTCACGGTGGTCGCCTATCTGCTCGACGGTGAACTCGTCGTGATGACCGAGGCCATCGAGGACGCACTCGGCGGCATCGCCCCGGGCGACGTCGCGGAGCGGGTGCTGCGAGTACTCGAACAACTGCCGGACGCCGCCGCCCGCCATCCCGGTGATCTCGACGTGTTGCTGCCCGATGAGCGCGCACTGATTGCGGCCTCCACCGAACACACCGCCCCGCATGACATGCCTCGGACAGTCGTCGAGGCGTTCGTCGAGCAGTGCGAGCGGACTCCCGACGAGCCCGCGCTGGTGACCGATCTCGAGGCGATCAGCTATGGCGAACTGCGCACCCGCGCCGCGCGACTGGCCGTCGAGCTATGCGACCGTGGGATCGGGCCGGAAGCCGTCGTTGCCGTGGCACTTCCGCGGTCGTCGCAGTCGGTGGTGTCGATTCTCGCGACGATGCTGGCCGGTGGCGCCTACGTGCCCATCGATCTGGCCTTCCCCGATGAGCGGGTGTCGAACCTGCTCACGCAGTCCGCCGCCGCCGTCGTCATCACCGATCGTGCACACGCCGCGCGCTTCTCGGGGACAACCGTCGTCGTCGACGACGCCGACACGGCCGCGCGAATCGCCGCTCATCCAAGCGAACCGGTGATCCCGGCGATCGGACCGTCGAGCGCCGCCTACCTGATCTTCACCTCCGGATCGACCGGAGAACCCAAGGGCGTCATCGGAACACATGCCGCGCTGGTGAGCTACTGCCGTGATCACCGCGACCACATGCTCGCGCCGGCCCGGGCACGGCTCGGTCGCGCGTTGCGGGTCGCGCATGCCTGGACGTTCAGTTTCGACGCCTCCTGGCAGCCGCTCGCCGGTCTGCTCGACGGGCACGCCATCCACCTGTTCGACGAGGACTCGATGCGGGACGCCGGCAGGCTGATCCAGGGTCTGGCGCGCCACCGGATCGACATGATCGACACCACCCCGTCCATGTTCGGACAACTGGCCGCAGCCGGTCTCGTCGGCGGGCGAGGGGTGGCCGATCCCGGCGCCCAGGACGACGCCCGACGGCATCTGTCGGTCCTCGCGTTGGGTGGCGAGGCCATCGGACCGGCGCTGTGGGCACAGTTGTCGGACCTGCCGGACACGACCGTGCACAACTGTTACGGCCCGACCGAGACCACCGTCGAGGCGGTCGTCGCCCGCGTCGCCGACTCCGAGGTGCCCACCATCGGAAGCCCGACCGACCGGATGAGCGCCTATGTGCTCGATTCCCGGCTGCGACCGACACCGACCGGAGTCGCCGGCGAACTGTACCTGTCGGGTGCCCAGGTCACCCGGGGGTATCAACGTCGGGCAGCGATGACGTCGACGCGGTTCGTCGCGGACCCGGTACGGCCGGGCGAACGGATGTACCGGACCGGTGATCTGGTGCGCCGCAACGACGCCGGGAACCTGATCTTTGTCGGGCGCAGCGACGACCAGGTGAAGATCCGCGGATACCGGATCGAGACGGGGGAGGTCGAGGCCGCGATCCGTCGGGTGCCCGGCGTGACCGCAGCGGCGGTCGTGGTGGTGGACCGCACCGTCGGGCCCGCACTGGTCGGTTTCGCGGCCGGACCCGACATCGACGACGCCAGGACGATCCGCTCCGCGCTGGCCCGCACGCTCCCGGCGCATATGGTGCCGTCGCGTGTCGTCGCCCTTCCGGCGCTGCCGATGAACAGCAACGGCAAGGTCGACTCGATCGTGCTCGCCGACTCGGCTACCGCGGCGCTGCGCGGCGGGTCCGCCGTCGCCGACGCCGACCTGACGCCGACCGCGAAGACCGTGGCGATGGTGATCGCCGACGTGTTGGGGACGTCCCCGGCCGCCGATGACGACTTCTTCGATCTGGGACTCGACAGCATCGTCGCGATGGCTGCGGTCAACGCACTCCGGGACCGCGACCTCACGGTCACGCCGCGGATGGTGTTGTCGCATCCCACCGTCGTCGACCTCGCCGACGCCATCGACCGTGTCGAGGAGGCCGGGTCGACGTCGGCGGGACCCGGCCCGGTCTCCGCCCTGCCGGTCGTCGAGTGGATGTACGAGTACGGGCACTACCGGCGGTTCACCCAGACCGTGCTGTTTGCGTTGCCACCCGATCTCTCCGACGACGACCTCTTGACGGTCCTGCAGGCCACGATCGACGCCCATGACATGCTCCGGTCAATCCTGACCCCGGAAGGTCTGGTCACCCGCGAACGCGGCACGGTCGTCGCGGACGCGGTGCTCACCGCTCGTGACGGCGACGATCTGCCGACAACGGTGACCGCGGCGGCGCGCGAGGCCAACGACCGCGTCGACCCGATGGCCGGGCAGATGATGGCGGCGACCCGTTTGCGGTGCAAGGACTCTCCCGACGTCCTGTTGCTGGCCGTCCATCATCTGGCCGTGGACGCGGTGAGTTGGCAGGTGCTGTTCGCCGATCTCGCCGGTGCCGGCCACGCGCTGCGCGCCGGCACCGAGCCGAGCGTGCCCGCCGAGCACACCGACTACCGTGCCTGGTGTGACCACGTCGTCGCCCGAGCCGACTCACCGGAGGTCCTCGCCCAGGAGTCGTACTGGGCAGCCCAGGTGGCGGGCGAGGACCCGGCGATCGGTGCGCGGCGGCCGGAGCCGTCCACGGACACCTGGGCGTCGCTGCGATCGGCCGTCACCCACACCGACGTCGACGTCACAGCGACCATCCTGCGATCCGTCGACCGCACCACCGGGGTGCGCGAGTTCCTGCTTGCCGCACTGACATTGACCATCGCGGCGTGGCGTGCCCAGCGCGGGGAGAACCCCGCGGGCGGCGCCTACGTGGCCCTCGAGGGGCACGGCCGCGAAGACCACCTGGCCGGACCGGACGTCGACACGTCGCGCACCTTGGGCTGGTTCACCAGCGTGTTCCCGGTGCGACTCGGCGTCGGGAAATCGACGGTGGCCGACGACGTGCTCGCCGACCCGGCGGCGGGGCGCGAGCTCCTCGCGCAGACTTCCCGCCACGTCGCCGAGATACCCTCGAACGGGCTGGATTTCGGTGTGCTGAAGTACCTCTCCGGGCTTCCCGTGCTGCAGGCGGCGCCAGAACCGCAGATCGAGTTCAACTATCTCGGCCGATTCGATCTGCACACGCCGGGGTCGTCATGGCATCCATGGACCCCGATCACCGACCTCGACATCAACGACCGGCTGCCGACGGACCCGGAACCCGACCTGCCCCTGCGGTATGCCCTCGACGTGGTCGCCGTTGTCCGTGCGACCGCGGACGGTCCCCAGCTGGTGACCAACTGGCGATACGGCGACACCGTCCTGACCGCCGACGAGGTCGGCGAGCTGACGGCGCTGTGGGAGCGGTCGGTGGTTGCGTTGGCGGGAGCCCTCGAGGCGTAG